A stretch of Desulfobacter hydrogenophilus DNA encodes these proteins:
- a CDS encoding PLDc N-terminal domain-containing protein — MTPKELILYVLLIVGLSFVLTMLALIDLLKKDFSTPKEKFVWHLVAIVPVIGWLFYFALGAKKGTRKNFDSK, encoded by the coding sequence ATGACACCCAAAGAACTTATTTTATATGTCCTTCTCATTGTCGGGCTCTCCTTTGTCTTGACCATGCTTGCATTAATCGACCTGCTGAAAAAAGATTTCTCCACACCCAAAGAAAAATTTGTCTGGCACCTTGTGGCCATCGTTCCGGTCATCGGTTGGCTTTTCTATTTTGCCTTGGGCGCCAAAAAGGGAACCCGTAAAAATTTTGATTCAAAGTAA
- a CDS encoding lytic murein transglycosylase, which produces MKNFDLSPKFILNVVVALIICFSVNFCYAQEGDAPDSPGSVNDFDLLTQRLVQDGFDQEKTQALFGNDAVGFDPGGVSLFFIHSESSLNYDQFSSPKSIANARKYMVTHKDSLDKAQEEFSVDKTIITAILLVETRLGTYLGNRTVINTLSTMAALTENVLAERVWRAISDNKRPKRAVFDKKVDQKSRWGYEELKALISYANREGIDPVAVKGSYAGAMGIPQFMPSNALTLARDGNKDGKVDLFDHDDAIFSVANYLKHHGWKSGLSRQRQHEVLFRYNHSNYYVDALLKVSDKLK; this is translated from the coding sequence ATGAAAAATTTCGACCTATCCCCCAAATTCATCCTGAACGTTGTTGTCGCGCTGATCATCTGTTTTTCTGTTAATTTTTGCTATGCCCAAGAGGGTGATGCGCCGGACAGCCCCGGTTCGGTCAATGACTTCGATCTGCTTACCCAGCGGCTTGTCCAGGATGGGTTTGATCAGGAAAAGACCCAAGCCCTGTTTGGCAATGACGCAGTTGGTTTTGATCCCGGGGGTGTTTCTCTGTTTTTTATCCATTCGGAATCCAGCCTTAACTATGACCAGTTCTCTTCTCCGAAATCCATAGCCAATGCCCGAAAGTACATGGTTACGCATAAGGATAGCCTGGATAAAGCCCAGGAAGAATTTTCAGTGGATAAAACCATCATTACAGCCATCCTTCTGGTGGAAACCCGCCTGGGCACGTATCTTGGCAATCGCACGGTGATAAACACTTTGTCCACCATGGCAGCGCTTACGGAAAACGTGCTTGCCGAAAGGGTTTGGCGTGCTATATCAGATAATAAAAGACCTAAGCGAGCCGTTTTTGATAAGAAAGTGGATCAAAAAAGCCGGTGGGGTTATGAGGAGCTTAAGGCCCTGATCAGCTATGCCAATCGTGAAGGCATTGATCCCGTTGCCGTTAAAGGATCCTACGCCGGAGCCATGGGTATCCCTCAGTTCATGCCTTCCAATGCGCTGACATTGGCAAGGGACGGCAATAAGGATGGTAAGGTGGATTTATTTGACCATGATGATGCCATTTTTTCCGTGGCCAATTATTTAAAACATCACGGTTGGAAATCGGGATTGAGCCGTCAGCGCCAGCACGAAGTCCTGTTTCGGTACAACCATTCCAACTATTATGTAGATGCGCTGCTCAAGGTTTCAGATAAATTGAAATAA